The Gordonibacter urolithinfaciens genome contains a region encoding:
- a CDS encoding response regulator transcription factor, whose protein sequence is MGNAAKVMLIDDDESLHVLMRRIVEDAGYAFCASFDGEEGLTLLADEKPDLLLLDVMMPGMNGFEVCRRMREDGRRIPIIFLSAKGDIVDKSIGFKAGGDDYVVKPFSPDELLLRIEAHLRRHKDDLAFAKAVNREGSATTGDLEVFFNQYEARLHGRKVDLTAKEFEILALLAANPGQVFTRAQIFEHIWGVDSEVDESSITVFMRKIREKIEENPSQPKYLITVWRVGYKFAERR, encoded by the coding sequence ATGGGGAATGCGGCGAAAGTGATGCTCATCGACGACGATGAGAGCTTGCACGTGCTCATGAGGCGCATCGTGGAGGATGCGGGCTATGCGTTCTGCGCGTCGTTCGACGGCGAGGAAGGGCTGACCCTGCTGGCCGACGAGAAGCCCGACCTGCTCCTGTTGGATGTGATGATGCCCGGCATGAACGGCTTCGAGGTGTGCCGCCGCATGCGCGAGGACGGCCGGCGCATTCCCATTATCTTCCTGTCGGCGAAGGGCGATATCGTGGACAAGAGCATCGGCTTCAAGGCCGGGGGCGACGATTACGTGGTCAAGCCGTTCAGCCCCGACGAGCTCTTGCTGCGCATCGAGGCGCATCTGCGCCGCCACAAGGACGACCTCGCGTTCGCGAAGGCCGTGAACCGCGAGGGAAGCGCTACCACAGGCGACCTGGAGGTGTTCTTCAACCAGTACGAGGCGCGTCTGCACGGGCGCAAGGTCGACCTCACGGCAAAAGAGTTCGAGATCCTGGCGCTTTTGGCCGCGAACCCCGGGCAGGTGTTCACGCGCGCGCAGATATTCGAGCATATCTGGGGCGTGGACAGCGAAGTGGATGAGAGCAGCATCACCGTTTTCATGCGCAAGATCCGCGAGAAGATAGAGGAGAATCCCTCTCAGCCGAAGTACCTGATCACCGTATGGCGTGTGGGCTACAAATTCGCCGAGCGCCGGTAG
- a CDS encoding c-type heme family protein: MGNIKLKTKFAGLIIALIAVSLVANLAWTSENKRAQMENELREKGMVLTQQMDAVWEFMASNQDRLEQISCTDDGVYQGLHCAIAGRSIGQLFTSQSSYTTRFVNFNPRNQADEPDAFEARALDAFYADPTCREFYEITQYQGEEVFRYLAPMRIEKNCLDCHGEPAGEIDVTGYAKEGWRSGDVGGAISIVIPLDVYMDNEKSAVVQDVIFFGGMLVACLVIMYLALTYLVTRPLSKIQAGVERIQTGDLDVELAHTESSREMNTLMTEFNEMAHELAGIYSNLEAQVQVRTAQLAEANAVLERQRAQLEEANGRLRDENRYKSEFLAMMSHELRTPLTSIIAFTELLNRNSEPADEKEAETRREIEANSRALLLMINDILEMSRLDAGRIEMNRETVDLGDIAGMVQAVVQPLANRKNIAFACEIDPDVPLITADFEKLRHVLENLCGNAVKFTPEGGDVRLSISWHPECGQVWLRVADTGIGIAKKDQRRIFDRFVQADSSASRRYNGTGLGLSLAKEYAEMHGGTISVESEPGRGSVFAVRIPVDGPTEARA; this comes from the coding sequence ATGGGGAACATAAAGCTGAAGACGAAGTTCGCGGGCCTGATCATCGCGCTGATCGCCGTGTCGCTCGTGGCCAACCTGGCCTGGACGTCCGAGAACAAGCGCGCCCAGATGGAAAACGAGCTGCGCGAAAAGGGCATGGTGCTGACCCAGCAGATGGACGCCGTCTGGGAGTTCATGGCCTCGAACCAGGACCGCCTCGAGCAGATATCCTGCACCGACGACGGCGTGTACCAGGGCCTCCACTGCGCTATCGCCGGCCGCAGCATAGGGCAGCTCTTCACGTCGCAATCCAGCTACACCACGCGGTTCGTGAACTTCAACCCGCGCAACCAGGCTGACGAGCCGGACGCCTTCGAGGCCCGCGCGCTCGACGCGTTCTACGCCGACCCGACCTGCCGCGAGTTCTACGAGATCACGCAGTACCAGGGCGAGGAGGTGTTCCGCTACCTGGCGCCCATGCGCATCGAGAAGAACTGCCTCGACTGCCACGGCGAGCCGGCCGGCGAGATCGACGTGACCGGCTATGCGAAGGAGGGTTGGCGCTCGGGCGACGTGGGCGGAGCCATCAGCATCGTCATTCCGCTCGACGTGTACATGGACAACGAGAAGAGCGCCGTGGTGCAGGACGTCATCTTCTTCGGGGGCATGCTGGTGGCATGCCTGGTTATCATGTACCTGGCGCTCACCTACCTCGTCACGCGGCCGCTCAGCAAGATCCAGGCGGGCGTCGAGCGCATCCAGACGGGCGATCTGGACGTGGAGCTGGCGCACACGGAGTCGTCGCGCGAGATGAACACGCTCATGACCGAGTTCAACGAGATGGCGCACGAGCTGGCCGGCATCTACAGCAACCTGGAGGCGCAGGTGCAGGTCCGCACCGCGCAGCTGGCCGAGGCGAACGCCGTGCTCGAGCGGCAGCGCGCGCAGCTGGAGGAGGCCAACGGCCGCCTGCGCGACGAGAACCGCTACAAGTCCGAGTTCCTTGCCATGATGAGCCACGAGCTGCGCACGCCGCTCACGTCCATCATCGCGTTCACGGAGCTGCTGAACCGCAACAGCGAGCCCGCCGACGAGAAGGAGGCGGAGACGCGGCGCGAGATCGAGGCGAACAGCCGCGCGCTCCTGCTCATGATCAACGACATACTGGAGATGAGCCGGCTCGACGCCGGAAGGATCGAGATGAATAGGGAAACGGTAGACTTGGGCGACATCGCGGGCATGGTGCAGGCCGTGGTGCAGCCGCTGGCGAACCGAAAGAACATCGCGTTCGCCTGCGAGATCGACCCCGACGTGCCGCTGATCACAGCCGATTTCGAGAAGCTGCGCCACGTGTTGGAGAACCTGTGCGGCAACGCGGTGAAGTTCACGCCGGAGGGCGGCGACGTGCGCCTGTCCATCAGCTGGCATCCCGAATGCGGCCAGGTGTGGCTGCGCGTCGCGGACACGGGCATCGGCATTGCGAAGAAGGACCAGCGGCGCATCTTCGACCGTTTCGTGCAGGCCGACTCGTCGGCGTCGCGCCGCTACAATGGTACCGGGCTGGGGCTCTCGCTGGCGAAGGAGTACGCCGAGATGCACGGGGGCACCATCTCCGTGGAAAGCGAGCCGGGGCGCGGCAGCGTGTTCGCGGTGCGCATCCCGGTGGACGGGCCTACCGAGGCCCGAGCGTGA
- a CDS encoding molecular chaperone: MRFDDAAGTVLANRCFLYRYLWRAFAAEPDDALLGIVADAHTREECALLDGEGGEGARLQDAIAEAVASGSDGLRSAYTKLFIGPAKLPAPPWESVYATGEPLLFQESTLAVRDAYRRAGYAAAGYPHEADDHLAVELDFMATLAADASAAFGAGDEERCANLLAVQRDFLREHLLTWVAAFAERLAGSAGDGAFYPRFAELAALVCARDADVLEELAASA, from the coding sequence ATGCGCTTCGATGATGCGGCGGGCACCGTGCTCGCCAACCGGTGTTTTCTCTACCGCTACCTTTGGCGGGCCTTCGCGGCCGAGCCCGACGACGCCCTGCTCGGCATCGTGGCCGACGCGCACACGCGAGAGGAATGCGCGCTGCTCGACGGCGAGGGCGGCGAGGGCGCGCGCCTGCAGGATGCGATCGCCGAGGCGGTTGCAAGTGGTTCCGATGGACTGCGCAGTGCGTACACGAAACTTTTCATCGGCCCGGCGAAGCTCCCCGCACCGCCGTGGGAATCGGTGTATGCTACCGGGGAGCCGCTGCTTTTTCAGGAGAGCACGCTTGCCGTGAGGGATGCTTACCGCCGGGCGGGCTATGCCGCTGCGGGGTATCCCCACGAGGCCGACGACCATCTGGCGGTTGAGCTCGACTTCATGGCCACGCTTGCGGCCGATGCGAGCGCCGCGTTTGGGGCGGGCGACGAGGAGCGCTGCGCTAACCTGCTCGCCGTGCAGCGAGATTTCCTGCGCGAGCACCTGCTCACGTGGGTCGCCGCGTTCGCTGAGCGGTTGGCGGGCAGCGCAGGGGACGGGGCCTTCTATCCGCGGTTCGCGGAGCTGGCAGCCCTCGTCTGCGCGCGCGACGCCGACGTGCTGGAGGAGCTCGCGGCCTCCGCGTGA
- a CDS encoding 4Fe-4S dicluster domain-containing protein, which produces MRNGFYFDMTACIGCRTCQVACKDKNDLEMGVIFRRLSDFEVGEYPAVQTYHYSGSCNHCEKPECVAACPNAAMYIDEEDGTVQHDDEKCIGCQYCVKACPYGVPQHIESIQKTHKCDGCIELRANGEQPACVAACPMRALEFGPIDELRAAHPDAVNAVAILPEPKTEPSIAIVAKPAALEPDPVSALM; this is translated from the coding sequence ATGAGGAACGGATTCTACTTCGACATGACCGCCTGCATCGGCTGCAGGACGTGCCAGGTTGCGTGCAAGGACAAGAACGACCTTGAGATGGGCGTGATCTTCAGGAGGCTGTCGGACTTCGAGGTGGGGGAGTACCCCGCCGTGCAGACCTACCACTACTCCGGCTCGTGCAACCATTGCGAGAAGCCCGAGTGCGTGGCGGCCTGCCCCAACGCCGCCATGTACATCGACGAGGAAGACGGCACGGTGCAGCACGACGATGAGAAGTGCATCGGCTGCCAATACTGCGTGAAGGCGTGCCCGTACGGCGTGCCCCAGCATATCGAGTCGATCCAGAAGACGCACAAGTGCGATGGCTGCATCGAGCTTCGCGCGAACGGCGAGCAGCCGGCCTGCGTGGCGGCGTGCCCGATGCGCGCCCTTGAGTTCGGGCCGATCGACGAGCTGCGCGCCGCGCATCCCGATGCGGTGAACGCCGTTGCGATCCTGCCCGAGCCGAAGACCGAGCCGAGCATCGCCATCGTGGCCAAGCCGGCGGCGCTCGAGCCCGACCCCGTGTCGGCGCTCATGTAA
- a CDS encoding molybdopterin-dependent oxidoreductase, with product MTSYMEKVRQSSELSRRGFVKASAAATAALAVGGLAGCAPNKVEPAKKDEAADARNITDGTWVTAACWHNCGGRCLNKALVKDGVVIRQKTDDTHEDSPDYPQQRACVRGRAQRNHVLSADRLKYPMKRKSWQPGGGENAHGDLRGKDEWERISWDEAYTYIADEIKRIKDAHGNRAFFADGGPVSKFLSLYGGYIGHWGTTSRGAWTYTPDVVGIAPQPNEGINDRLDMRNSEVVVMFGTNPAWSSAGNPAYHLLQMKKAGAKFVAVDPFYNDSYALVDAEWIPCRPSTDMALFLGIANAMLELDGEKGLIDWDYLNTHTVGFDADHMPEGEDPAGNFKDYVLGTHDGTPKSPEWASKICGVSPENIRYLAGLMGKDNKAAILMAWASARTHNADCLPQLVMTLGAMGGHFGKSGHMCGLSCHSRSFNGGTYLIGAGSSELPSIKNPLAATESINDTEMWNAIVDGKYTYAGGSTKKVPGEPREVDIKLIYHDSMNAKLQTTDGQAKGIEAHRKVDLVVTHSLFMTTNAAYSDFVLPIESYWEKEGGFLQGNREALIYHSKVIDRMYECLSDEEIASEIGKRLGLNPEEVFPFGVKQQLFNQFVGAYIVDEAGEKKPLVTITEDDIKEWECEGEPQEGVIGMKELIEKGMYQIPRSPDDGYSYIAYEKFVQDPEANPLKTASGKQEIYCAPLRDAINGIGYSKIEAIPTYVPPQEGVEATFSDFEAGVKGDYPYQVYNPHYLRRSHTVFDNVQWLRETWPNPVFISAQDAQEKGIQEGDTVLITSPHGKCLRTACPTQRFMPGVIGLPHGAWVDMDEEKGIDRAGSDNILTGQIQSGQGVSGWNTCIGNIEKYQEELAPDSEQPPRIPEAQM from the coding sequence ATGACGAGCTACATGGAGAAGGTTCGGCAGTCTTCGGAGCTGAGCAGAAGAGGCTTCGTCAAAGCCAGCGCCGCCGCCACGGCCGCCCTGGCCGTAGGCGGCCTGGCTGGCTGCGCGCCCAACAAGGTGGAGCCGGCGAAGAAGGACGAGGCCGCCGACGCGCGCAACATCACGGACGGCACCTGGGTCACGGCGGCCTGCTGGCACAACTGCGGCGGTCGGTGCCTCAACAAGGCGCTCGTGAAGGACGGCGTGGTCATACGCCAGAAGACCGACGACACCCACGAGGACAGCCCCGACTACCCGCAGCAGCGAGCCTGCGTCCGCGGCCGCGCCCAGCGCAACCACGTGCTGTCCGCCGACCGCCTGAAGTACCCCATGAAGCGCAAGTCTTGGCAGCCCGGCGGCGGCGAGAATGCACACGGAGACCTCCGCGGCAAGGACGAATGGGAGCGTATCTCCTGGGACGAGGCGTATACCTACATCGCAGACGAGATCAAGCGCATCAAGGATGCCCATGGCAACCGCGCGTTCTTCGCCGACGGCGGCCCCGTTTCCAAGTTCCTAAGCCTCTACGGCGGCTACATCGGCCACTGGGGCACCACGTCGCGCGGCGCGTGGACGTACACGCCCGATGTGGTGGGCATCGCCCCGCAGCCGAACGAGGGCATCAACGACCGCCTCGACATGCGCAACAGCGAGGTCGTGGTCATGTTCGGCACGAATCCGGCCTGGTCGTCCGCCGGCAACCCCGCCTACCATCTGCTGCAGATGAAGAAGGCCGGCGCGAAGTTCGTTGCGGTCGATCCGTTTTACAACGACTCCTATGCGCTCGTGGACGCGGAGTGGATTCCCTGTCGTCCCTCGACCGACATGGCGTTGTTCTTGGGCATCGCGAACGCCATGTTGGAGCTTGACGGCGAGAAGGGCCTGATAGACTGGGATTACCTGAACACCCACACCGTAGGTTTCGACGCCGACCACATGCCCGAGGGCGAGGACCCGGCCGGCAACTTCAAGGACTACGTCCTGGGAACCCACGACGGAACCCCGAAGTCGCCCGAGTGGGCCTCCAAGATCTGCGGCGTGAGCCCCGAGAACATCCGCTACCTGGCCGGGCTCATGGGCAAGGACAACAAGGCCGCCATTCTCATGGCCTGGGCCTCCGCCCGCACGCACAACGCCGACTGCCTTCCCCAGCTGGTCATGACGCTGGGCGCGATGGGCGGCCACTTCGGCAAGTCGGGCCACATGTGCGGCCTGTCGTGCCATTCGCGCTCGTTCAACGGCGGCACGTACCTGATAGGCGCCGGCTCGAGCGAGCTCCCGTCCATCAAGAACCCGCTCGCTGCCACCGAGAGCATTAACGACACGGAGATGTGGAACGCCATCGTCGACGGCAAGTACACCTATGCGGGCGGTTCCACGAAAAAGGTTCCCGGCGAGCCGCGCGAGGTGGATATCAAGCTCATCTACCACGACAGCATGAACGCTAAGCTCCAGACCACCGACGGCCAGGCCAAGGGTATCGAGGCGCACCGCAAGGTCGACCTCGTGGTCACGCACTCCCTGTTCATGACCACGAACGCCGCCTACTCCGATTTCGTGCTGCCCATCGAGTCCTACTGGGAGAAGGAGGGCGGGTTCCTCCAGGGCAACCGCGAGGCGCTCATCTACCACTCTAAGGTGATCGACCGGATGTACGAATGCCTTTCCGACGAGGAGATCGCCAGCGAGATAGGAAAGCGCTTGGGACTCAACCCCGAGGAAGTGTTCCCCTTCGGCGTGAAGCAACAGTTGTTCAACCAGTTCGTGGGAGCGTACATCGTCGACGAGGCGGGCGAGAAGAAGCCGCTCGTCACCATCACCGAGGACGACATCAAGGAATGGGAGTGCGAGGGCGAGCCGCAAGAGGGCGTGATCGGGATGAAGGAGCTCATCGAGAAGGGTATGTACCAGATACCCCGCTCGCCCGACGACGGCTATAGCTACATCGCCTACGAGAAGTTCGTACAGGACCCCGAGGCGAATCCGTTGAAAACCGCCAGCGGCAAGCAGGAGATATACTGCGCGCCCCTGCGTGACGCCATCAACGGCATCGGCTACAGCAAGATCGAGGCCATTCCTACCTACGTCCCCCCGCAAGAAGGCGTCGAGGCCACGTTCAGCGACTTCGAGGCGGGCGTTAAGGGCGACTATCCCTACCAGGTGTACAACCCCCATTACCTGCGCCGCTCCCACACCGTGTTCGACAACGTGCAATGGCTGCGCGAGACCTGGCCGAACCCCGTGTTCATCAGCGCGCAGGACGCGCAGGAGAAGGGCATCCAGGAAGGCGACACGGTGCTGATCACAAGCCCCCACGGCAAGTGCCTCCGCACCGCGTGCCCCACGCAGCGCTTCATGCCGGGCGTTATCGGCCTGCCCCACGGTGCATGGGTCGATATGGACGAGGAAAAGGGCATCGACCGTGCCGGATCGGACAACATCCTTACGGGGCAGATACAGTCGGGCCAGGGAGTGTCCGGTTGGAACACCTGCATAGGCAACATCGAGAAGTACCAAGAAGAGCTCGCACCCGACAGCGAGCAGCCCCCGCGCATCCCCGAAGCGCAGATGTAG
- a CDS encoding DUF4190 domain-containing protein: MADDQDRTVPLPENSEPQQPGGEVTPAAEPAPGSAPEPTPTAPSAASPTPPPPPAPGQDQPAQPYQPAAPYGQPQQPVAPGQPFNPYGQPAPGYYQQPAKSGKATGALVCGIFAILLAWAPLFGIILGIVAIVLAVKAVKEAGKDGKATGGKVCGIIGIVLSVLSFILYLVIGFGAMAYIAANPGSVTVVDNAPYSDSNSGLAATEDEKQAEAVAQAELDKLKNQDPAFVQQLAAQLDAEFADSAGYSLAELGVDPVAFVQWLLADFDYQLDGTYTSSDGTGTTYADVTMRDVYAFAGAFMTDATAFSRSTEAGSMDEAAVKAKLGELFNAAMEKTTDTTETYIGVDLVKQGDAWVVDEESWSDETELLFGNL, translated from the coding sequence ATGGCAGACGATCAAGATCGGACGGTTCCCTTGCCCGAGAACTCCGAGCCGCAGCAGCCGGGGGGCGAGGTGACGCCCGCTGCCGAGCCTGCTCCCGGATCCGCTCCCGAGCCGACGCCCACCGCGCCGTCCGCTGCATCGCCCACCCCGCCTCCCCCGCCCGCTCCGGGGCAGGACCAGCCTGCGCAGCCGTACCAGCCAGCCGCGCCTTACGGCCAGCCGCAGCAGCCTGTAGCTCCCGGCCAGCCCTTTAACCCGTACGGCCAGCCCGCTCCCGGCTACTACCAGCAGCCCGCCAAGAGCGGCAAGGCCACGGGCGCGCTCGTGTGCGGCATCTTCGCCATCCTGCTGGCGTGGGCGCCGCTTTTCGGCATTATCCTGGGCATCGTCGCCATCGTGCTTGCGGTGAAGGCCGTGAAGGAGGCCGGCAAGGACGGCAAGGCAACCGGCGGCAAGGTATGCGGCATCATCGGCATCGTGCTCTCCGTGCTGTCGTTCATTCTGTATCTGGTCATCGGCTTCGGCGCCATGGCCTACATCGCGGCGAATCCCGGTTCGGTGACGGTGGTGGACAACGCACCCTATTCGGATTCGAACTCCGGGCTCGCTGCCACCGAGGACGAGAAGCAGGCCGAGGCCGTGGCCCAAGCGGAGCTCGACAAGCTGAAGAACCAGGACCCGGCATTCGTGCAACAGCTTGCGGCCCAGCTCGATGCCGAGTTCGCCGACAGCGCCGGCTACAGCCTTGCCGAGCTGGGCGTAGATCCGGTTGCGTTCGTCCAGTGGCTGCTGGCCGACTTCGACTACCAGCTTGACGGCACCTACACGAGCAGCGATGGCACCGGCACCACGTATGCCGACGTGACCATGCGCGACGTGTACGCGTTCGCCGGCGCCTTCATGACGGACGCCACGGCGTTCTCGCGCTCCACGGAGGCGGGCTCGATGGACGAGGCGGCCGTTAAGGCCAAGCTCGGCGAGCTGTTCAATGCCGCCATGGAGAAGACCACGGACACGACCGAGACCTACATCGGTGTTGACCTGGTGAAGCAAGGGGATGCTTGGGTCGTAGACGAAGAGTCCTGGTCCGATGAGACGGAACTGCTGTTCGGCAACCTCTAA
- the cydB gene encoding cytochrome d ubiquinol oxidase subunit II — protein MEMTFFNVLWFFLIFVLIGGYFVLDGFDLGAGVLYPFVAKDDHDKAVVRRSIGPVWDGNEVWLLTAGGALFAAFAPAYATTFSGFYLAVMLVLFGLIVRAVSLEYRGHDKKYGKVWDGCFFVGSLLPALLLGVAVGNIYAGIPMDMNGDYVGVPLLGLITPFTLLCGLLGLAMFLAAGAAWIALKAPKPSALQARAAGLRLPLQIAALVLFLAVSVYGHFVIQPAMDPALGIVRWLFAILAAGGIVASIVLARSKGSDKGAFLAQSVSAFCLVGLLAASMFPNLVVASAGSAGPSITLMSAASSELSLMWMTIITCVGLPLVLVYHVIIYRTFRGRIEDDDLAHY, from the coding sequence ATGGAAATGACCTTCTTCAACGTGCTGTGGTTCTTCCTGATCTTTGTGCTCATCGGCGGGTACTTCGTGCTCGACGGGTTCGACTTGGGCGCAGGCGTGCTGTACCCGTTCGTGGCGAAGGACGATCACGACAAGGCTGTCGTGCGCCGCAGCATCGGGCCGGTATGGGACGGCAACGAGGTGTGGCTGCTCACGGCCGGCGGCGCGCTGTTCGCGGCGTTCGCCCCCGCGTACGCCACCACGTTCAGCGGGTTCTACCTGGCGGTCATGCTGGTGCTGTTCGGGCTTATCGTGCGTGCGGTGTCGCTTGAGTACCGCGGGCACGACAAGAAGTACGGCAAGGTCTGGGACGGCTGCTTCTTCGTGGGATCGCTCTTGCCGGCGCTGCTTCTGGGCGTGGCCGTGGGCAACATCTACGCGGGCATTCCCATGGATATGAACGGCGATTACGTGGGCGTTCCGTTGCTGGGCCTCATCACGCCGTTCACGCTGCTGTGCGGCCTGCTTGGCCTGGCCATGTTCTTGGCGGCGGGCGCTGCGTGGATCGCGCTCAAGGCCCCGAAGCCGTCCGCCCTTCAGGCGCGTGCGGCCGGCCTGCGGCTGCCGCTGCAAATCGCGGCGCTCGTGCTGTTCCTGGCGGTGTCGGTGTACGGGCACTTCGTCATCCAGCCGGCCATGGACCCAGCGCTCGGCATCGTACGCTGGCTCTTTGCCATCCTGGCGGCGGGCGGCATCGTGGCGTCCATCGTGCTGGCGCGCAGCAAGGGAAGCGACAAGGGCGCCTTCCTCGCGCAGTCGGTTTCGGCATTTTGCCTGGTGGGACTTCTGGCGGCCTCGATGTTCCCGAACCTTGTGGTGGCGTCGGCCGGCAGCGCGGGCCCGTCCATCACGCTCATGAGCGCTGCGTCGTCCGAGCTCTCGCTCATGTGGATGACCATCATCACGTGCGTGGGCCTGCCGCTGGTATTGGTGTACCACGTGATCATCTATCGCACGTTCCGCGGGCGCATCGAGGACGACGACCTGGCGCACTACTAA
- a CDS encoding cytochrome ubiquinol oxidase subunit I produces MDIFSDPVLLARVQFALTAAYHFFFVPLTIGLGLILAINETRYYRSRNEKDAAASRFWVKIFTATFVIGVATGITMEFSFGTNWADYSRFVGDIFGAPLAAEALLAFFLESVFLGILLFGRKTVSPKFYLVSAWLVWFGSCLSALWILIANSWMQTPAGAELAADGSKAVITDFLGAALNPSLMARYSHVVVALLIMGAFAAMAVSAWYLIKGRHADFAMKTMRIGAVVGIVTSCVMIFTAHASAVVVAEEQPTKLAMMEGMYDDEVPPLYLFGWVDEESQQVITPFAIPGGTSFLATGTWDTEYQGLNSLAETEQYGALDPETAPVNFVFQTYHIMVAMYGLIMITAILAIVFTYRKGGRIKNMKWLQRLVLISPVFPVIAIQTGWFTAELGRQPWVVYPSATGPEGVALATGDAASASVSAPELLITMALFFLVYVFLIFAWARVMGRFIKEGPVAKPAEADNAASDDAKRKDVVPGFAPVDDPAVAAKGGE; encoded by the coding sequence ATGGATATCTTTTCCGATCCCGTGTTGCTGGCGCGTGTGCAGTTCGCCCTGACGGCGGCCTACCACTTCTTCTTCGTGCCGTTGACCATAGGTTTGGGATTGATCCTAGCCATCAACGAAACCAGGTACTACCGCTCGCGCAACGAGAAAGACGCAGCGGCCTCGAGGTTCTGGGTGAAGATCTTCACCGCGACGTTCGTGATAGGCGTGGCCACGGGCATCACGATGGAGTTCTCCTTCGGAACGAACTGGGCGGACTACTCCCGCTTCGTCGGGGACATCTTCGGGGCGCCGCTCGCGGCCGAGGCCCTGCTGGCCTTCTTCTTGGAGTCGGTGTTCCTGGGCATCCTGCTGTTCGGACGCAAGACCGTGTCGCCGAAGTTCTACCTGGTGAGCGCCTGGCTCGTGTGGTTCGGCTCGTGCCTGTCCGCCCTGTGGATCCTCATCGCGAACTCGTGGATGCAGACGCCGGCCGGTGCGGAGCTTGCGGCCGACGGGTCGAAGGCCGTCATCACGGACTTCCTAGGCGCCGCGCTCAACCCGTCGCTCATGGCCCGCTACAGCCACGTGGTGGTTGCGCTGCTCATCATGGGCGCGTTCGCCGCCATGGCCGTGAGTGCGTGGTACCTGATCAAGGGCAGGCACGCCGACTTCGCCATGAAGACCATGCGCATCGGCGCCGTGGTGGGCATCGTCACCAGCTGCGTCATGATCTTCACGGCGCACGCGTCGGCCGTGGTCGTGGCCGAGGAGCAGCCCACGAAGCTGGCCATGATGGAGGGCATGTACGACGACGAGGTTCCTCCGCTGTACCTGTTCGGCTGGGTGGACGAGGAGAGCCAGCAGGTCATCACCCCGTTCGCCATTCCCGGTGGCACCAGCTTCCTGGCTACGGGCACCTGGGACACCGAGTACCAGGGTCTGAACTCGCTGGCCGAGACGGAGCAGTACGGCGCGCTCGATCCCGAGACGGCGCCCGTGAACTTCGTGTTCCAGACATACCATATCATGGTTGCCATGTACGGCCTGATCATGATCACGGCTATCCTGGCCATCGTGTTCACGTACCGCAAGGGCGGCCGCATCAAGAACATGAAGTGGCTGCAGCGCCTCGTGTTGATCTCGCCCGTGTTCCCGGTGATCGCCATCCAAACCGGATGGTTCACCGCCGAGCTCGGCCGCCAGCCGTGGGTCGTGTACCCTTCGGCCACCGGCCCCGAGGGCGTGGCGCTTGCCACCGGCGATGCGGCCTCGGCCTCGGTGTCGGCTCCCGAGCTGCTGATCACCATGGCGCTGTTCTTCCTGGTGTACGTGTTCCTTATCTTCGCGTGGGCGCGCGTCATGGGCCGCTTCATCAAGGAGGGCCCGGTGGCGAAGCCGGCCGAAGCCGACAATGCCGCATCCGACGACGCCAAGCGCAAGGACGTCGTGCCCGGCTTCGCGCCGGTGGACGATCCGGCGGTTGCTGCGAAAGGCGGTGAGTAG